In the genome of Candidatus Limnocylindria bacterium, the window GACCGACGGTTGCCCGCGGAAGCGGAGCTCGAAGCGCGCGAACGCGAGCAGGAGCAGGAGCAGGAGCGCCCCCATGAGCGCGGCGACCGGACGCGGGTCGAAGTTCTGCACCGCCTGGACGACGCCGCTGCCGAAGCCCTGACCCTCGTCCGGGGCGTTGTCGGCAGCCTGCAGGTCGCGCTCGCCGCGGTCGATCGCGCTCGTTCCAGCGGGGTTGTCCTCGCCGCCGCCCGCCGAGCCGCCGCCGATCGCCTCGCTGTCGACGCGGAAGACCGGCGCCTGCGACGGCGTGGGCTCGAACTCGACCCACCCGTAGAGCGGGAAGTACACCTCGACCCACGCGTGCGCGTCGAGCTCTTTCACGAAGAACTTGCCGGTCGACGGGTCGAGCGTGCCGGCGGTGTAGCCCTCGACCACGCGCGCCGGTACGCCGAGCTCGCGCAGCATCACGACCATCGATGACGCGAAGTACTCGCAGAAGTCTTCCTTCAGGTCGAACAGGAAGAAGTCCACCGGGTCGCGCCCCGCGGGAGGTGCGCGGACCGTCGGCGCGTAGCGGTACGTCGTGCGCAGGAACGACTCGATGACCTCGGCCCTGTCGTACGGATCCGTCTGCTCGCCGGCGACCTTGTGCGCGAGGTCGCGCACGCGCTGCGGCAGCGTAGAGGGCAGCTGCAGGTACTTCTGTTTGATGTAGTCGGGGTAGATATTCGAGGCGCGGCGCAGCGCGGCCTTGTCAGCGACCGAGACGTACGACGTGACCGTGTAATTCTCGGAGGCCTGTCCGCTGCGAACGGCGCGGAGCGCGGACGAATAGGACTTGTCCGCACCGGTCTGGAACTGGTAGGGGATGTTGACTCTCACCGGCTCGTTCGCGGCGAACAGGAGGTTCTGCTGCGGCACGAGCATCTCGAACGTCGCCTCGAACTTCTCGCGTCCGAGCACGGTCGGGCTGAGCTTGTCGACCTTGTCCGTCTCCGTCGTGCGCCAACCGTTCCCGGTGTAGAAGTCGTATGCGATCGCTCGCCAGAAGCGGCCCTGTGGCGCGTCGACGGTCATGACGACGCGGTCCGCGAGGTTCGGCGATTGCCCCAGGCGGATCGCATCGGTGAAGGAAACGCCACGAAGGCGGCTCGGACCCGATACACCGGCGAAGAAACGCTGCCATTCGGCCTCGACCGAGCGATAAGGCGTTTCGAACACGCTGTACGCGCGGTTCAGCACCTCGGCCGCACCGACACGCGGCGTGACGAGCGCCATGATCACGAGGACCATCGTCCAGGTCATCCCACCGCGTAGCAGGCGCCAGTCCATC includes:
- a CDS encoding transglutaminaseTgpA domain-containing protein, producing MLRNATVPPSALSLQLAAAGRWLRRSVRSLFPPIAWRKLRFRGGWFALPIYLLMMSVYPLSLQQADWVVTQEHFTWLVFSGIALAIIIGNGTMATRRAMIVGGIVGTIAIVLSTAFASDEGAFRERVVHLAVSVNNWITQVLAGEAATDPTVFVLFLGSTVWTAAYVGTFALSRSLRPWDAILFMGFCLVVNVSMALTNLIADLVVFSLSALVLLVRLHIVLLQERWTRNNIVPSGEMDWRLLRGGMTWTMVLVIMALVTPRVGAAEVLNRAYSVFETPYRSVEAEWQRFFAGVSGPSRLRGVSFTDAIRLGQSPNLADRVVMTVDAPQGRFWRAIAYDFYTGNGWRTTETDKVDKLSPTVLGREKFEATFEMLVPQQNLLFAANEPVRVNIPYQFQTGADKSYSSALRAVRSGQASENYTVTSYVSVADKAALRRASNIYPDYIKQKYLQLPSTLPQRVRDLAHKVAGEQTDPYDRAEVIESFLRTTYRYAPTVRAPPAGRDPVDFFLFDLKEDFCEYFASSMVVMLRELGVPARVVEGYTAGTLDPSTGKFFVKELDAHAWVEVYFPLYGWVEFEPTPSQAPVFRVDSEAIGGGSAGGGEDNPAGTSAIDRGERDLQAADNAPDEGQGFGSGVVQAVQNFDPRPVAALMGALLLLLLLAFARFELRFRGQPSVDSAWGKARLLASYAGFAVDPSQTTYEYAAMLGEAVPDAKSPIQDIAEARVHDRYTTAGATDEDVERAVSGWRRLARTLVGLLPARLVSGIAHIWR